A region from the Thermanaeromonas toyohensis ToBE genome encodes:
- a CDS encoding DNA adenine methylase, with protein MPGGIGEPELKPRPPIKWAGGKTQLISQFKPLFPKVKYHLYVEPFVGGGAVFFHLLPIRAILMDSNEELINFYLVVRDSLEDLLKDLKRHQNTPEYYYRIRALDPENLSPVERASRFLYLNKTAYNGLWRVNSQGRHNVPFGRYKNPKIVDEINLRRVSLALKRAEIFCSDFSLSLEYASPGVFIYLDPPYYPLSETANFTGYTPAAFGVEDQLRLAAVFKELDRKGCLVMLSNSDTPFIRQLYAGYDIRTVVARRAINCRGDRRGPVVELVIRNYW; from the coding sequence GTGCCGGGAGGGATAGGAGAGCCCGAGCTTAAACCCAGACCTCCTATTAAGTGGGCAGGAGGAAAGACACAGCTTATCTCTCAGTTTAAACCCTTGTTTCCTAAGGTTAAATATCACCTTTATGTGGAACCCTTTGTAGGGGGAGGGGCGGTCTTTTTCCACCTCCTCCCCATTAGGGCTATACTTATGGACAGCAACGAAGAGCTGATAAATTTCTACCTCGTAGTTCGGGATAGTTTGGAAGACCTCCTAAAAGATTTAAAAAGGCACCAAAACACTCCGGAGTATTATTACCGTATCCGCGCCTTGGACCCTGAAAATTTATCCCCTGTGGAACGGGCCTCTAGGTTTTTATACCTTAATAAAACAGCCTACAATGGATTATGGAGGGTAAATAGTCAAGGGAGGCACAATGTTCCCTTTGGACGCTATAAGAATCCCAAGATAGTAGATGAGATAAACTTACGTCGGGTAAGTTTAGCTTTAAAGAGGGCAGAGATTTTTTGTAGCGACTTTAGCTTAAGCCTAGAATATGCTTCCCCTGGGGTCTTTATCTACCTTGACCCGCCTTACTATCCCCTATCCGAAACCGCCAACTTTACGGGATACACCCCGGCTGCTTTCGGCGTGGAGGATCAGTTGCGTTTGGCCGCTGTGTTCAAAGAGCTCGACCGGAAGGGATGTTTAGTAATGCTTAGCAATTCTGACACACCCTTTATCCGGCAACTTTATGCTGGTTATGATATCCGGACAGTTGTGGCCCGGAGGGCTATAAACTGCCGTGGGGACAGGCGGGGCCCGGTAGTGGAGCTTGTAATCAGAAATTACTGGTGA
- a CDS encoding LacI family DNA-binding transcriptional regulator has translation MVTIKDVARRAGVSVTTVSRVLNNTPHPVSPETRQKVLEAVAELGFCPNAAARSLQLHETRTIGLMLPDVANPYYSGIVRGIEDVAHEEGYTIVLCNTDRSRERTLKYLRVLREKRVDGVIFMGGGIAEDAKEDRFFQQEDIPTVVIGRHSGAFPSVQIDNAEAARQAVMHLLTRGYRYIGCIAGPSSSTTVQDRLAGYRRALVENGLEYEPSWVVHADFTPAGGYRAAQELLERQPRPTALLVHNDLMAVGAIKALADRGLVIPRDVAVIGFDDIPLASYVTPGLTTVRIPVYELGATAMRLLRDLLVGQPVPEVTILPVDLVVRGST, from the coding sequence ATGGTTACTATAAAAGATGTAGCTCGGCGAGCTGGAGTTTCCGTAACCACAGTATCACGCGTCTTAAACAACACCCCTCACCCTGTAAGCCCAGAGACGAGGCAGAAGGTATTGGAGGCAGTAGCCGAGCTAGGGTTCTGCCCTAATGCTGCGGCACGTAGCCTTCAACTCCATGAGACGAGAACCATAGGGCTTATGTTACCTGATGTAGCCAACCCTTACTATTCGGGTATCGTACGCGGTATCGAGGATGTGGCCCACGAGGAGGGTTATACCATCGTCCTCTGCAATACAGATCGTTCCCGGGAGCGAACCCTTAAGTACCTCCGTGTATTGCGAGAAAAAAGGGTAGATGGTGTAATCTTTATGGGTGGGGGTATAGCAGAAGATGCTAAGGAGGACCGTTTTTTCCAGCAAGAAGATATTCCTACGGTAGTCATAGGTCGCCATTCCGGGGCCTTCCCTTCTGTGCAGATCGATAATGCCGAAGCAGCCCGGCAAGCGGTGATGCATTTGCTTACCCGGGGATATCGATATATCGGTTGTATTGCTGGCCCTTCTTCTTCCACCACTGTCCAGGATCGCTTGGCTGGATACCGCCGAGCCTTAGTGGAAAACGGGCTGGAGTATGAACCTTCGTGGGTAGTCCACGCCGACTTTACCCCTGCCGGGGGGTACCGGGCAGCCCAGGAGCTTTTAGAACGTCAACCTCGACCGACAGCCCTTTTAGTGCATAACGATCTTATGGCTGTAGGGGCTATAAAGGCTCTAGCTGATAGAGGATTGGTAATACCCCGGGATGTGGCTGTAATAGGTTTCGACGATATCCCTTTGGCGTCTTATGTTACACCTGGGTTAACCACAGTTAGGATACCCGTATATGAGCTGGGCGCTACTGCCATGCGCCTTTTGCGGGACTTACTGGTTGGTCAACCTGTCCCTGAGGTAACTATACTACCTGTAGACTTAGTGGTGAGAGGATCTACCTAA
- a CDS encoding indolepyruvate oxidoreductase subunit beta, producing the protein MHEQVTSIILTGVGGQGTVLAGRILSRAAASLGKEVKVADLHGMAQRGGSVITHVRFGPKVYSPVIASGTADYLVAFEKLEACRCLPFLKPEGVLIVNNQEIPPLPVLIGAASYPRQLLEILDMYVEKLVIVDALKKAKEAGTVKAVNMVLLGVLARHLSIPKECWEEAILTSVKPEFQEVNLRAFSLGWETES; encoded by the coding sequence ATGCATGAGCAGGTTACCAGCATTATTTTAACTGGTGTAGGGGGGCAAGGGACGGTTCTGGCAGGCCGTATCCTTTCTCGGGCTGCCGCGAGTTTAGGGAAAGAAGTTAAAGTGGCGGATCTCCACGGCATGGCCCAGCGGGGCGGCAGTGTAATAACCCATGTTCGATTCGGCCCCAAGGTTTATTCCCCAGTGATAGCATCAGGTACGGCTGATTACTTAGTAGCCTTTGAGAAATTGGAAGCCTGCCGGTGTTTACCCTTTCTTAAGCCTGAAGGGGTACTGATTGTTAATAACCAGGAAATTCCCCCACTTCCGGTTCTAATTGGTGCTGCTAGTTATCCTCGGCAGCTTCTAGAAATATTAGATATGTACGTAGAAAAGCTAGTGATTGTGGATGCTTTAAAGAAGGCGAAGGAAGCAGGTACCGTCAAAGCAGTAAATATGGTCCTCTTGGGAGTCCTGGCTCGCCATCTATCCATCCCTAAGGAGTGCTGGGAAGAAGCTATTCTTACCTCTGTAAAACCTGAATTCCAGGAGGTTAACCTTAGAGCCTTCTCATTAGGATGGGAGACTGAGAGCTAA
- a CDS encoding uroporphyrinogen decarboxylase family protein — protein MDSRERLYKAMAREEIDRPPVICPGGMMSAATTETLNRVGIRCHTDPVAMAKLAELIHVFSGFENIGVPFCMTAEAEAFGCQVDLGSSEVEPRIKKYLDIKPRDIIDKPLPRPEDSGRLPVILEAIAILKKAYRDIPIIGNIIGPFSLVTSVFDPLLIFRMVYKNSRELLEVLDYITTFLLNFACTQVRKGADIITIADPAATGEILGLKNFEVFVKPFLRKIIQSLTDLRVPVILHICGDARRLIRELVHLQASVLSFDASVNLRMIKATYPEQVIMGNVSTLLLHRGSREGIRKVVKHLLRANVDIISPACGISLRTPVENLRVLTESIKYHRRITTS, from the coding sequence ATGGATAGCCGCGAGAGGTTGTATAAGGCCATGGCGAGGGAGGAGATTGATCGGCCTCCGGTAATTTGTCCGGGAGGAATGATGAGTGCAGCCACTACGGAAACTTTAAATAGGGTAGGAATTCGATGTCATACGGATCCCGTGGCTATGGCTAAACTAGCCGAACTAATCCATGTCTTTTCTGGTTTTGAGAATATAGGAGTTCCTTTTTGTATGACAGCGGAGGCCGAAGCTTTCGGTTGCCAGGTCGATTTAGGGAGTTCTGAGGTAGAGCCGAGGATAAAAAAATATTTAGACATTAAGCCCAGAGATATTATAGATAAACCTTTGCCTCGACCCGAGGATTCTGGACGTTTACCGGTAATTTTAGAAGCAATAGCTATATTAAAAAAAGCATATCGTGATATACCAATAATAGGAAATATCATCGGCCCCTTTAGCTTGGTTACTTCTGTCTTTGATCCTTTGTTAATCTTTCGCATGGTATATAAAAATTCTAGAGAGCTTTTAGAGGTTCTAGATTATATAACTACATTTTTGCTTAATTTTGCTTGTACACAGGTACGAAAAGGAGCAGATATCATTACTATTGCTGATCCTGCTGCTACTGGAGAGATTCTTGGGCTAAAGAATTTTGAGGTGTTTGTAAAACCGTTTCTTAGGAAAATAATCCAGAGTTTAACAGACCTTAGGGTACCAGTTATTTTGCACATTTGTGGTGATGCAAGAAGATTAATACGAGAATTAGTTCATCTTCAGGCTTCAGTTTTAAGCTTTGATGCTTCTGTGAATTTAAGAATGATAAAGGCAACCTATCCCGAACAAGTAATTATGGGAAACGTTTCTACCCTATTATTGCACCGGGGTAGTCGTGAAGGTATAAGAAAAGTTGTAAAGCATTTATTGCGCGCCAACGTAGATATAATTTCACCCGCCTGCGGTATAAGTTTGAGGACGCCGGTCGAAAACCTACGTGTTTTGACTGAAAGCATCAAGTATCACAGACGGATCACAACCAGCTAA
- a CDS encoding corrinoid protein, translated as MRSKKEILQDLKNAVVELDEEKAIQVAREAIAAHIDAYEAIMEGLVAGMDVVGDKYEKGEYFIPEVLLASDAMNAALSILKPYLPKEHTNPYKVVIGVVQGDTHDIGKNIVKIMLEAGGFQVIDLGRDVPLECFIEKAEETGAHIIAMSTLMSTTMDGMKEVIDMLKKQGKRHKYKVMVGGGAISQAFANAIGADGYAPDANAAVRKAKELMEGYSYDL; from the coding sequence ATGAGAAGTAAAAAAGAAATTTTACAAGACTTGAAGAATGCAGTTGTGGAGCTGGATGAAGAGAAAGCTATACAAGTGGCTAGGGAAGCTATAGCAGCCCATATTGATGCTTACGAAGCAATAATGGAAGGCCTAGTGGCCGGAATGGATGTTGTTGGGGATAAATACGAGAAGGGAGAATATTTTATTCCGGAAGTGTTGCTAGCTTCCGATGCTATGAATGCAGCTCTTTCAATACTTAAACCCTACCTCCCCAAAGAACATACTAATCCTTATAAGGTAGTTATTGGTGTGGTTCAAGGAGATACGCATGATATTGGCAAAAATATAGTGAAGATAATGCTGGAGGCAGGCGGGTTTCAGGTTATTGACCTTGGGCGTGATGTACCACTGGAGTGTTTTATCGAAAAGGCAGAGGAGACGGGGGCTCATATTATAGCCATGTCTACTTTGATGAGTACTACTATGGATGGCATGAAAGAAGTTATTGACATGTTAAAAAAGCAGGGAAAGAGGCACAAATACAAAGTAATGGTTGGTGGGGGGGCTATTTCTCAAGCCTTTGCTAATGCCATTGGGGCAGATGGATATGCACCTGACGCTAATGCAGCCGTAAGAAAAGCAAAAGAACTGATGGAGGGTTATAGCTATGACCTCTAA
- a CDS encoding uroporphyrinogen decarboxylase family protein, which produces MTSKERILALLQGRPVDHIPCVPLVMNHAARVLGVKVSEFNSNPRVMTKAHLASWEKYGYDMILIFTTTATIAEAMGTTLYFPEDDVPYVHVPAVQSPEDIKKVKIIEPQKDGRIPVYLEAAELCLREVKNQVPVGVIFAGPFTTAAHLRGTEVFVKETYKNPQLVKALLEIARESINIMLEAILHIGAVPVLVEPVASGSLISPNMFSKYVFPYVQQLVDRAHELGSPICLHICGNANPILDLMADTGADILSLDYLVDLEEAKVRVGSKACLMGNIAPADILLRGSPDRVVLETKKVIAKASDNPKGLIVASGCEVPLNTPAANLKTMVDTVRMWGNIKCGVREDG; this is translated from the coding sequence ATGACCTCTAAGGAAAGAATTTTGGCTCTTTTACAAGGCCGACCTGTAGATCATATTCCTTGTGTGCCTTTAGTAATGAACCATGCGGCACGGGTATTGGGAGTTAAAGTTTCTGAGTTCAATAGCAATCCTCGAGTAATGACCAAGGCCCACCTGGCAAGTTGGGAAAAATATGGTTATGATATGATTTTAATTTTTACTACTACAGCTACGATAGCTGAAGCCATGGGAACTACCCTCTATTTTCCAGAGGATGATGTACCTTATGTACATGTTCCAGCTGTTCAATCTCCAGAGGATATTAAGAAAGTAAAAATAATTGAGCCCCAAAAGGATGGTCGAATACCCGTCTATTTAGAGGCTGCTGAACTTTGCCTTAGAGAAGTAAAAAATCAAGTTCCCGTGGGGGTTATTTTTGCCGGACCTTTTACAACTGCTGCCCATCTTAGAGGTACAGAAGTTTTTGTTAAAGAAACTTACAAGAATCCCCAATTAGTTAAAGCTCTATTAGAAATAGCTAGGGAGAGCATAAATATTATGCTGGAGGCTATATTGCACATAGGGGCTGTACCAGTATTAGTAGAACCCGTTGCTAGCGGTAGCCTCATAAGTCCCAATATGTTTAGCAAATACGTTTTCCCTTATGTACAGCAATTGGTAGACCGGGCTCATGAGCTAGGGTCTCCCATTTGTTTACATATTTGCGGGAATGCCAATCCCATTTTAGACCTAATGGCGGATACAGGGGCTGATATTTTGAGTTTAGATTATCTTGTTGACTTGGAGGAGGCGAAGGTACGAGTAGGGTCTAAGGCTTGTTTGATGGGCAATATAGCCCCAGCAGACATTTTACTTCGGGGTAGCCCAGATAGGGTTGTGCTAGAAACTAAAAAAGTTATAGCCAAAGCTTCTGATAATCCGAAAGGGTTGATTGTCGCTTCGGGATGTGAAGTACCTTTAAATACACCTGCTGCCAACTTAAAGACAATGGTAGATACAGTACGTATGTGGGGTAATATTAAATGCGGGGTAAGGGAAGATGGATAG
- a CDS encoding creatininase family protein produces the protein MAKRYNLLECSYVEAQEWFKETDVVLVPVGSCEKHGAHVPLGTDSFTTISVTERAAKLANVPYTPLLPFGYSPHHMGEVGEGCGTITLAAETFRRVLYDIARSLIYHGANKIIYVSHHGSNTKPIDELLRRIRYQTGAFVAWYKTPTERECEVVKGIIEGPPEETPGWHAGEMETSQVLAYDESLVDMSRAVRDTAHAPRWMGPEFSKIDGTATVKFRGSENIIVPMEHHEYCDTATIGNPFRGSKEKGLKLFEKEAEHLAAFINEVKKFPFQVRNRDFPERA, from the coding sequence ATGGCTAAGAGATACAATTTACTAGAATGTTCTTATGTTGAAGCCCAAGAATGGTTTAAAGAGACAGATGTAGTTTTAGTACCTGTGGGCAGTTGTGAAAAACACGGTGCTCATGTACCTCTAGGTACAGACAGTTTTACTACCATTTCTGTAACTGAACGGGCGGCTAAGCTAGCTAATGTTCCCTATACACCTCTTCTACCCTTCGGATATTCCCCCCATCATATGGGCGAGGTAGGGGAAGGCTGCGGTACCATAACTTTGGCTGCAGAGACCTTCCGCCGCGTCCTCTACGATATCGCCCGCAGCCTTATATATCACGGTGCTAATAAAATTATCTATGTTTCTCACCATGGTTCTAACACCAAGCCCATAGATGAACTCTTACGTAGGATCCGGTACCAGACGGGAGCTTTTGTGGCTTGGTATAAGACACCGACAGAGAGGGAGTGTGAAGTAGTTAAAGGGATAATTGAGGGCCCACCCGAGGAGACGCCTGGTTGGCATGCGGGAGAGATGGAAACGTCCCAAGTATTGGCTTATGATGAGAGCCTGGTAGATATGAGCCGGGCGGTTCGGGATACTGCCCACGCTCCTCGCTGGATGGGGCCGGAGTTTTCCAAAATAGATGGTACAGCTACGGTAAAATTCCGGGGTTCGGAAAACATTATTGTACCTATGGAGCATCATGAGTATTGTGACACTGCCACTATCGGTAATCCCTTCCGGGGAAGCAAAGAGAAAGGTTTAAAGCTCTTTGAAAAAGAAGCGGAACACCTAGCGGCCTTTATCAATGAGGTAAAGAAGTTCCCCTTCCAGGTTAGGAACCGCGATTTTCCTGAAAGGG